The following proteins come from a genomic window of Syngnathus acus chromosome 15, fSynAcu1.2, whole genome shotgun sequence:
- the LOC119135185 gene encoding myozenin-1-like has translation MPARTPTPISKRKKPTKVVIDIANISQDDYEPVINISEFDLGRKIGTPKDIMLEELGLLKNKGSKMFKMRQQRVDKFIYENNPDMFCGDSQDELPKYDPTTGAPIGSNTIHLGGYLLSKDASRLHYGGMVFGGGVPIPPPKPGSKGGEAGGAGGVGGGVGGSAAGQGEGQHGKDGHGGSGEGSTQKGSGKDDPSKMHAKTYLSPWEKAMKGDEGLLATLKGSMPGPIHHIDLRKYKCFNRTAMPYGGFEKALQFMKFQMPDTEKTKVVAEPTVVYGSEINLRPCFNRTPIGWVCSGEPNSIHMELDGVPYEGETEEL, from the exons ATGCCTGCAAGAACACCAACCCCAATAAGCAAGAGGAAAAAGCCTACAAAAGTCGTCATTGACATCGCAAATATCTCTCAAGATG ACTACGAGCCGGTGATAAATATATCCGAGTTTGATTTGGGAAGAAAGATTGGAACGCCAAAGGACATCATGCTGGAAGAGTTGGGACTGCTCAAGAACAAAGGCTCCAAGATGTTCAAGATGAGGCAGCAGCGGGTGGACAAGTTCATCTACGAGAACAACCCCGACATGTTCTGTGGCGACTCCCAG GACGAGTTGCCAAAGTATGACCCAACAACGGGCGCTCCGATAGGCAGCAATACGATACATCTGGGTGGGTATCTCCTCAGCAAGGATGCGAGTCGACTGCATTATGGAGGGATGGTGTTTGGGGGAGGGGTCCCTATTCCTCCACCAAAACCTGGAAGCAAGGGGGGAGAAGCTGGAGGAGCAGGGGGAGTCGGAGGAGGAGTTGGAGGAAGTGCGGCGGGACAAGGCGAAGGTCAGCATGGGAAAGATGGACATGGAGGATCGGGTGAGGGCTCCACACAGAAAG GTAGCGGAAAAGACGACCCATCTAAGATGCATGCGAAGACTTACCTGTCACCATGGGAAAAGGCCATGAAGGGCGACGAAGGTTTGCTCGCCACCCTGAAAGGATCcatgcccggtcctattcATCATATTGACCTGCGCAAGTATAAATGCTTCAACAG GACTGCCATGCCCTATGGTGGATTTGAAAAGGCCCTGCAGTTTATGAAATTCCAAATGCCTGACACCGAGAAGACCAAAGTGGTAGCTGAGCCCACGGTGGTGTACGGATCCGAGATCAACCTGCGACCTTGCTTCAATCGCACACCCATCGGCTGGGTGTGCAGCGGTGAGCCCAACAGCATCCACATGGAGCTGGATGGCGTGCCCTACGAAGGCGAGACCGAGGAGCTCTGA